The following proteins are co-located in the Streptomyces sp. DT2A-34 genome:
- the desA gene encoding lysine decarboxylase DesA, whose protein sequence is MRSHLLNDTTAEQYRRSVTEGIERVAAKLAATDRPFTGVTVDALAPAIDAIDLDKPLLDTAAVLDELEDVYLRDAIYFHHPRYLAHLNCPVVIPAVLGEAILSAVNSSLDTWDQSAGGTLIERKLIDWTTARIGLGENADGVFTSGGTQSNLQALLLAREEAKSDSLAELRIFASEVSHFSVKKSAKLLGLGQDAVVSVPVDHDKRMQTVALAHELERCKKDGLVPMAVVATAGTTDFGSIDPLPEIAELCEQFGAWMHVDAAYGCGLLASVKYRGRIDGIERADSVTVDYHKSFFQPVSSSAVLVRDASTLRHATYHAEYLNPKRMVTERIPNQVDKSLQTTRRFDALKLWMSLRVMGADGIGQLFDEVCDLAVEGWQLLAADPRYDVVVEPTLSTLVFRYIPAAVTDPAEIDRANLYARKALFASGDAVVAGTKVGGRHYLKFTLLNPETTTEDIAAVLDLIAGHAEQYLGESLDRAS, encoded by the coding sequence ATGCGCTCGCACCTGCTCAACGACACGACCGCGGAGCAGTACCGCCGCTCCGTGACCGAAGGAATCGAGCGGGTGGCCGCCAAACTCGCCGCCACCGACCGTCCGTTCACCGGCGTCACGGTCGACGCCCTCGCTCCCGCCATCGACGCGATCGACCTCGACAAGCCGCTGCTGGACACCGCCGCGGTCCTGGACGAGTTGGAGGACGTCTACCTCCGGGACGCGATCTACTTCCACCACCCCCGCTACCTCGCCCACCTCAACTGCCCGGTCGTCATCCCGGCCGTGCTCGGCGAGGCGATCCTCTCCGCCGTCAACTCCTCCCTGGACACCTGGGACCAGTCGGCCGGCGGCACCCTGATCGAGCGCAAGCTCATCGACTGGACGACCGCGCGAATAGGCCTCGGGGAGAACGCCGACGGTGTCTTCACCTCCGGCGGCACCCAGTCCAACCTGCAGGCCCTGCTCCTCGCCCGCGAGGAGGCCAAGTCCGACAGCCTGGCCGAACTGCGCATCTTCGCCTCCGAGGTCAGCCACTTCAGCGTGAAGAAGTCGGCGAAACTGCTGGGCCTCGGCCAGGACGCCGTGGTCTCCGTTCCCGTCGACCACGACAAGCGCATGCAGACCGTCGCCCTCGCCCACGAGCTGGAGCGCTGCAAGAAGGACGGCCTGGTCCCCATGGCCGTCGTCGCCACCGCCGGCACCACCGACTTCGGCTCCATCGACCCGCTGCCCGAGATCGCCGAGCTGTGCGAGCAGTTCGGCGCCTGGATGCACGTCGACGCCGCCTACGGCTGCGGGCTGCTCGCCTCCGTGAAGTACCGGGGCCGCATCGACGGCATCGAGCGCGCCGACTCGGTCACCGTCGACTACCACAAGTCCTTCTTCCAGCCGGTGAGTTCCTCCGCCGTGCTGGTCCGCGACGCCTCGACCCTGCGCCACGCGACCTACCACGCCGAGTACCTCAACCCCAAGCGCATGGTCACCGAGCGCATCCCCAACCAGGTCGACAAGTCCCTGCAGACCACCCGCCGCTTCGACGCCCTCAAGCTGTGGATGAGCCTGCGGGTGATGGGCGCCGACGGCATCGGGCAGCTCTTCGACGAGGTCTGCGACCTGGCGGTGGAGGGCTGGCAGCTGCTGGCCGCCGACCCGCGCTACGACGTCGTGGTCGAGCCGACCCTGTCCACCCTGGTCTTCCGCTACATCCCCGCGGCCGTCACCGACCCCGCCGAGATCGACCGCGCCAACCTCTACGCCCGCAAGGCCCTGTTCGCCTCCGGCGACGCGGTGGTCGCGGGCACCAAGGTGGGCGGCCGTCACTACCTGAAGTTCACCCTGCTCAACCCCGAGACGACGACCGAAGACATCGCCGCCGTCCTCGACCTGATCGCCGGCCACGCCGAGCAGTACCTGGGAGAGTCCCTTGACCGCGCGTCCTGA
- a CDS encoding acyl-CoA dehydrogenase family protein: protein MDHRLSSELEELRRTVEEFAHDVVAPKIGDFYERHEFPYEIVREMGRMGLFGLPFPEEYGGMGGDYLALGIALEELARVDSSVAITLEAGVSLGAMPIHLFGTEEQKRQWLPRLCAGEMLGAFGLTEPDGGSDAGATRTTARLDPETDEWVINGSKCFITNSGTDITGLVTVTAVTGRGPDGRPRISAIIVPSGTPGFTVAAPYSKVGWNASDTRELSFADVRVPAANLLGEEGRGYAQFLRILDEGRIAIAALATGLAQGCVDESVKYAKERHAFGRPIGANQAIQFKIADMEMKAHTARLAWRDAASRLVAGEPFKKEAALAKLYSSTIAVDNARDATQIHGGYGFMNEYPVARMWRDSKILEIGEGTSEVQRMLIARELGLAG, encoded by the coding sequence ATGGACCACCGTCTCTCTTCCGAGCTGGAGGAACTCCGCCGCACGGTGGAGGAGTTCGCCCACGATGTCGTGGCGCCCAAGATCGGCGACTTCTACGAGCGTCATGAGTTCCCGTACGAGATCGTGCGGGAGATGGGCCGCATGGGCCTGTTCGGCCTGCCGTTCCCGGAGGAGTACGGCGGCATGGGCGGCGACTATCTGGCGCTGGGCATCGCGCTGGAGGAGCTGGCCCGGGTGGACTCCTCGGTCGCCATCACCCTCGAAGCGGGCGTCTCGCTCGGCGCCATGCCGATCCATCTCTTCGGCACGGAGGAGCAGAAGCGGCAGTGGCTGCCGCGCCTGTGCGCCGGCGAGATGCTGGGCGCGTTCGGCCTCACCGAGCCGGACGGCGGCAGCGACGCGGGCGCGACCCGCACGACGGCCCGTCTCGACCCGGAGACGGACGAATGGGTGATCAACGGCTCCAAGTGCTTCATCACCAACTCGGGTACGGACATCACGGGCCTGGTCACGGTCACGGCGGTCACCGGCCGGGGGCCGGACGGCAGGCCGCGGATCTCCGCGATCATCGTCCCGTCCGGCACCCCGGGCTTCACGGTCGCGGCCCCGTACTCCAAGGTCGGCTGGAACGCCTCCGACACCCGCGAGCTGTCCTTCGCGGACGTCCGCGTCCCGGCGGCCAACCTGCTGGGCGAGGAGGGCCGCGGCTACGCCCAGTTCCTGCGCATCCTGGACGAGGGCCGCATCGCCATCGCGGCGCTGGCGACGGGCCTGGCGCAGGGCTGCGTCGACGAGTCGGTGAAGTACGCCAAGGAACGCCACGCGTTCGGCCGCCCCATCGGCGCCAACCAGGCCATCCAGTTCAAGATCGCCGACATGGAGATGAAGGCCCACACGGCCCGCCTGGCCTGGCGCGACGCGGCATCGCGCCTGGTGGCCGGTGAGCCCTTCAAGAAGGAGGCGGCGCTGGCGAAGCTGTACTCGTCGACGATCGCGGTGGACAACGCCCGCGACGCGACGCAGATCCACGGCGGCTACGGCTTCATGAACGAGTACCCGGTCGCCCGCATGTGGCGGGACTCCAAGATCCTGGAGATCGGCGAGGGCACGAGCGAGGTGCAGCGGATGTTGATCGCCCGGGAGTTGGGGCTGGCGGGCTGA
- a CDS encoding metallophosphoesterase family protein: MGVPPRLAERMSMAEQYEYLRARFSRRTMIRGGAVTLGAVAGGAFVPGATAQAAAVPTQRTAAATEAVDGALVAPFGRHLAYGNDPRTEMTVSWQVPVAVQKPFIRIGAHPWDLSRKIEAEVRTLYTPAGVGASADHTQYYVHAKLTQLRPGRTYYYGVGHQGFDPAEPHLLGTLGTFTTAPAHKVPFTFTAFGDQGVSYHALANDSLILGQNPVFHLHAGDIAYGDPTGQGKASDTGFDARTWDQFLAQTESVAKSVPWMVSYGNHDMEAWYSPNGYGGEEARFTLPDNGPDKKHLPGVYSFVHGNTAIISLDPNDVSFEIPANLGLSGGTQTKWFEAQLKKYRAAQDIDFIVVFFHHCAYCTSTAHASEGGVRQEWVPLFEKYTVDLVINGHNHQYERTDVIKGNEVAKKLPIGGTAYPETEGVVYVTAGAAGRSLYAFSAPDSYEGHEHEQESVASFVNVKDGKQNETVAWSRVRYLNYSFLRVDVQPAPRGHYATLKVQGIAETGDRIDHFTVARRAK; the protein is encoded by the coding sequence ATGGGAGTACCCCCGCGGCTCGCCGAGCGTATGAGCATGGCCGAGCAGTACGAGTACCTGCGCGCCAGATTCTCGCGGCGCACGATGATCAGGGGCGGCGCCGTCACGCTGGGCGCCGTCGCGGGTGGGGCGTTCGTGCCGGGCGCCACCGCCCAGGCCGCCGCCGTACCGACGCAGCGCACCGCCGCGGCCACCGAGGCCGTCGACGGGGCCCTCGTCGCCCCCTTCGGCCGCCACCTCGCCTACGGCAACGACCCGCGCACCGAGATGACCGTCTCCTGGCAAGTCCCGGTCGCCGTGCAGAAGCCGTTCATCCGCATCGGCGCGCACCCCTGGGACCTCTCCCGCAAGATCGAGGCCGAGGTGCGCACCCTCTACACCCCGGCCGGCGTCGGCGCGAGCGCCGACCACACCCAGTACTACGTCCACGCCAAGCTGACCCAGCTGCGCCCCGGCCGGACGTACTACTACGGCGTCGGCCACCAGGGCTTCGACCCCGCCGAGCCGCACCTCCTCGGCACCCTCGGCACCTTCACCACCGCCCCCGCCCACAAGGTCCCCTTCACCTTCACGGCCTTCGGCGACCAGGGCGTCAGCTACCACGCGCTCGCCAACGACAGCCTGATCCTCGGCCAGAACCCGGTCTTCCACCTGCACGCCGGTGACATCGCGTACGGCGACCCCACCGGCCAGGGCAAGGCCTCCGACACCGGCTTCGACGCGCGCACCTGGGACCAGTTCCTCGCCCAGACCGAGTCGGTCGCCAAGTCCGTGCCGTGGATGGTGTCGTACGGCAACCACGACATGGAGGCCTGGTACTCGCCCAACGGCTACGGCGGCGAGGAGGCCCGTTTCACGCTCCCCGACAACGGGCCGGACAAGAAGCACCTGCCGGGCGTCTACTCCTTCGTCCACGGCAACACGGCGATCATCTCGCTGGACCCCAACGACGTCTCCTTCGAGATCCCGGCCAACCTCGGCCTCTCCGGCGGCACCCAGACCAAGTGGTTCGAGGCGCAGCTGAAGAAGTACCGGGCCGCGCAGGACATCGACTTCATCGTCGTGTTCTTCCACCACTGCGCGTACTGCACCTCCACGGCGCACGCCTCGGAAGGCGGCGTGCGCCAGGAGTGGGTGCCGCTGTTCGAGAAGTACACGGTCGACCTCGTCATCAACGGGCACAACCACCAGTACGAGCGGACGGATGTGATCAAGGGGAACGAGGTCGCCAAGAAGCTGCCGATCGGCGGCACGGCGTACCCCGAGACCGAGGGCGTGGTGTACGTGACGGCGGGGGCGGCGGGCCGCAGCCTGTACGCGTTCAGCGCGCCGGACTCCTACGAGGGGCACGAGCACGAGCAGGAGTCCGTGGCCTCGTTCGTCAACGTCAAGGACGGCAAGCAGAACGAGACGGTCGCCTGGTCCCGGGTGCGCTACCTCAACTACTCGTTCCTGCGTGTCGACGTCCAGCCCGCGCCGAGGGGCCACTACGCCACGCTGAAGGTCCAGGGCATCGCCGAGACGGGTGACCGGATCGACCACTTCACGGTGGCCCGCCGGGCCAAGTAG
- a CDS encoding GNAT family N-acetyltransferase: MSTTDTGTFTFRPLDPLKDAELLHRWVTHPKAAFWMMQDASLVDVERAYMEIAADEHHHALLGLQDGEPAFLMEYYDPAHRELVGLYEPQPGDIGMHFLTPPTDKPVRGFTRSVITAVMAHLFEDPAVERVVVEPDVANKAVHALNEAVGFVPEREIQKPEKTALLSFCTRQQFLAARGVAV; this comes from the coding sequence ATGAGCACCACCGACACAGGCACCTTCACCTTCCGCCCGCTCGACCCCCTGAAGGACGCCGAGCTGCTGCACCGCTGGGTCACCCACCCCAAGGCGGCCTTCTGGATGATGCAGGACGCGAGCCTGGTGGACGTCGAGCGCGCCTACATGGAGATCGCGGCGGACGAGCACCACCACGCGCTGCTCGGACTCCAGGACGGCGAACCGGCCTTCCTGATGGAGTACTACGACCCCGCCCACCGCGAACTGGTCGGCCTGTACGAGCCGCAGCCGGGCGACATCGGCATGCACTTCCTCACGCCGCCCACCGACAAGCCCGTCCGCGGCTTCACCCGGTCCGTCATCACCGCCGTGATGGCGCATCTCTTCGAGGACCCGGCGGTCGAGCGCGTCGTCGTCGAGCCGGACGTGGCCAACAAGGCCGTGCACGCCCTGAACGAGGCCGTCGGGTTCGTGCCCGAACGGGAAATCCAGAAGCCGGAGAAGACGGCGCTGCTGAGCTTCTGCACGCGCCAGCAGTTCTTGGCCGCCCGAGGAGTAGCCGTATGA
- a CDS encoding IucA/IucC family siderophore biosynthesis protein, translating into MTLSDAVAHLSPHRWARANRLLIRKALAEFAHERLITPEATGDGTYVVRSDDGLTRYTFTAVLRALDHWQVDADSITRHRDGAELPLAALDFFIDLQKSLGLSDEVLPVYLEEISSTLSGTCYKLTKPQTPVAELVKSDFQAIETGMTEGHPCFVANNGRLGFGIHEYLSYAPETASPVRLVWLAAHKSRAAFTAGVGIEYESFVRDELGEETVERFHGVLREQDLDPADYLFIPVHPWQWWNKLTVTFAAEVAQKHLVCLGEGDDEYLAQQSIRTFFNQSSPEKHYVKTALSVLNMGFMRGLSAAYMEATPAINDWLAQLIDNDPVLKSTGLSIIRERAAVGYRHLEYEKATDRYSPYRKMLAALWRESPVSSLRDGESLATMASLVHVDHEGASFAGALIEQSDLPPTEWLRRYLRAYFTPLLHSFYAYDLVFMPHGENVILVLKDGVVERAIYKDIAEEIAVMDPNAVLPPTVERLRVEVPEDKKLLSVFTDVFDCFFRFLAANLATEGILEEDDFWRTVAEVTRDYQHSVPELADKFKQYDMFAPEFALSCLNRLQLRNNKQMVDLADPAGALQLVGNLKNPIAGL; encoded by the coding sequence ATGACCCTGTCCGACGCCGTAGCGCACCTGTCCCCCCACCGCTGGGCGCGGGCCAACCGCCTCCTGATCCGCAAGGCACTCGCCGAGTTCGCGCACGAGCGCCTCATCACACCGGAGGCCACCGGCGACGGCACGTACGTCGTCCGCAGCGACGACGGCCTGACCCGGTACACCTTCACGGCCGTGCTCCGCGCCCTCGACCACTGGCAGGTCGACGCCGACTCGATCACCCGCCACCGCGACGGCGCCGAACTCCCGCTCGCCGCCCTGGACTTCTTCATCGATCTGCAGAAGTCCCTGGGCCTGAGCGACGAGGTCCTGCCGGTCTACCTGGAGGAGATCTCCTCCACCCTCTCCGGCACCTGCTACAAGCTCACCAAGCCGCAGACCCCGGTCGCCGAACTCGTCAAAAGCGATTTCCAGGCCATCGAGACCGGCATGACCGAGGGCCACCCCTGCTTCGTCGCCAACAACGGGCGGCTCGGCTTCGGCATCCACGAGTACCTGTCGTACGCCCCGGAGACCGCGAGCCCGGTCCGGCTGGTGTGGCTGGCGGCGCACAAGTCGCGCGCCGCGTTCACGGCGGGTGTCGGCATCGAGTACGAGTCCTTCGTACGGGACGAGCTGGGCGAGGAGACCGTCGAGCGCTTCCACGGCGTCCTGCGCGAGCAGGACCTGGACCCCGCCGACTACCTCTTCATCCCCGTCCACCCCTGGCAGTGGTGGAACAAGCTCACCGTCACCTTCGCCGCCGAGGTCGCCCAGAAGCACCTGGTCTGCCTGGGCGAGGGCGACGACGAGTACCTGGCCCAGCAGTCCATCCGGACCTTCTTCAACCAGTCCAGCCCCGAGAAGCACTACGTGAAGACGGCCCTGTCCGTCCTCAACATGGGCTTCATGCGCGGACTCTCGGCCGCCTACATGGAGGCCACCCCCGCCATCAACGACTGGCTGGCCCAGCTCATCGACAACGACCCGGTGCTGAAGTCGACGGGCCTGTCGATCATCCGCGAGCGCGCGGCCGTCGGCTACCGGCACCTGGAGTACGAGAAGGCGACGGACCGCTACTCGCCGTACCGCAAGATGCTGGCGGCCCTGTGGCGCGAGAGCCCGGTGTCGTCGCTGCGGGACGGCGAGTCGCTGGCCACCATGGCCTCCCTCGTCCACGTCGACCACGAGGGCGCGTCCTTCGCGGGCGCGCTGATCGAGCAGTCGGACCTGCCCCCGACGGAGTGGCTGCGCCGCTACCTGCGGGCGTACTTCACCCCGCTCCTCCACAGCTTCTACGCCTACGACCTGGTCTTCATGCCGCACGGCGAGAACGTCATCCTGGTCCTGAAGGACGGCGTCGTGGAGCGCGCGATCTACAAGGACATCGCCGAGGAGATCGCCGTCATGGACCCGAACGCGGTGCTGCCGCCGACGGTCGAGCGGCTGCGCGTGGAGGTCCCGGAGGACAAGAAGCTCCTGTCCGTCTTCACGGACGTCTTCGACTGCTTCTTCCGCTTCCTCGCCGCGAACCTCGCCACCGAGGGAATCCTGGAGGAGGACGACTTCTGGCGCACGGTCGCCGAGGTCACCCGGGACTACCAGCACTCGGTGCCCGAACTCGCCGACAAGTTCAAGCAGTACGACATGTTCGCCCCCGAGTTCGCGCTGTCCTGCCTCAACCGCCTCCAGCTGCGCAACAACAAGCAAATGGTCGACCTGGCGGACCCGGCCGGCGCCCTCCAACTGGTCGGCAACCTGAAGAACCCCATCGCGGGGCTGTAG
- a CDS encoding DUF4429 domain-containing protein gives MAEIIQKDGTWVFDGDALRLTPGRDKNVSLFRKTLGELVVPLGALAGVSFEQGKKAGRLRLRLRDGADPLLHATGGRLTEPNDPYQLIVESDRYGVAEYFVDKVRNALLLDEVPGDPVDEYLLPGPSLPLSVSAGDGTATFDGEHIRLEWNWKTEDAKAAAGIRSLALTDIAAVEWHPAAGLENGCLRFTVRNAPTKAPPKYDANSVELWGFKKDPLMALVAAAVQARLPHPARAGATDVQGARPELPSSPVASAEDDHDALLRRLRELGELHRTGVLTDEEFTMAKQAVLKRM, from the coding sequence ATGGCGGAAATCATCCAGAAGGACGGCACGTGGGTCTTCGACGGCGACGCCCTGCGGCTGACCCCCGGACGGGACAAGAACGTCAGCCTTTTCCGCAAGACGCTGGGTGAACTGGTCGTCCCCCTGGGGGCGTTGGCGGGGGTCTCCTTCGAGCAGGGCAAGAAGGCCGGGCGGCTGCGGCTGCGCCTGCGCGACGGCGCCGACCCGCTGCTGCACGCCACGGGCGGTCGGCTCACCGAGCCCAACGACCCGTACCAGCTGATCGTCGAGTCCGACCGGTACGGCGTCGCCGAGTACTTCGTGGACAAGGTACGCAACGCCCTGCTGCTGGACGAGGTGCCGGGCGACCCGGTCGACGAGTACCTGCTGCCGGGGCCCTCCCTGCCCCTGTCGGTCTCCGCCGGTGACGGCACCGCGACCTTCGACGGCGAACACATCCGCCTGGAGTGGAACTGGAAGACGGAGGACGCCAAGGCCGCCGCCGGCATCCGCTCCCTCGCGCTGACCGACATCGCGGCCGTGGAGTGGCATCCGGCGGCGGGCCTGGAGAACGGCTGCCTCCGCTTCACCGTCAGGAACGCGCCCACCAAGGCCCCGCCCAAGTACGACGCCAACTCCGTGGAGCTGTGGGGCTTCAAGAAGGACCCGCTGATGGCCCTGGTCGCGGCGGCGGTCCAGGCCCGCCTCCCGCATCCGGCCAGGGCCGGCGCCACGGACGTACAGGGCGCGCGACCGGAACTGCCTTCCTCTCCGGTCGCGTCCGCCGAGGACGACCACGACGCCCTCCTGCGCCGCCTGCGCGAACTCGGCGAGCTGCACCGCACGGGCGTGCTCACGGACGAGGAGTTCACGATGGCCAAGCAGGCGGTGCTCAAGCGGATGTAG
- a CDS encoding lysine N(6)-hydroxylase/L-ornithine N(5)-oxygenase family protein, which produces MTARPENPTKTHDFVGIGLGPFNLGLACLTEPIDELDGVFLESKPDFEWHAGMFLDGAHLQTPFMSDLVTLADPTSPYSFLNYLKEKGRLYSFYIRENFYPLRVEYDDYCRWAANKLSSVRFSTTVTEVTYDEGAELYVVRTAAGDTYRARHLVLGTGTPPYIPEACQGLGGDFIHNSRYLQHKQELQKKDSITLVGSGQSAAEIYYDLLSEIDVHGYRLNWVTRSPRFFPLEYTKLTLEMTSPEYVDYFRELPEATRYRLTAEQKGLFKGIDGDLINEIFDLLYQKNLGGPVPTRLLTNSSLNGARYENGTYTLSFRQEEQEKDFELDSQGLVLATGYKYAEPEFLRPVRDRLVYDSRGNYDVARNYAIDVTGRGVFLQNAGVHTHSITSPDLGMGPYRNAYIIRELLGTEYYPVEKTIAFQEFAV; this is translated from the coding sequence TTGACCGCGCGTCCTGAAAACCCGACCAAAACCCATGATTTCGTGGGGATCGGGCTCGGCCCGTTCAACCTCGGCCTGGCCTGCCTGACCGAGCCGATCGACGAGCTCGACGGTGTCTTCCTGGAGTCGAAGCCGGACTTCGAGTGGCACGCGGGCATGTTCCTGGACGGCGCCCACCTCCAGACCCCGTTCATGTCGGACCTGGTCACCCTCGCCGACCCCACCTCGCCGTACTCCTTCCTCAACTACCTGAAGGAGAAGGGCCGGCTGTACTCGTTCTACATCCGTGAGAACTTCTACCCGCTGCGGGTCGAGTACGACGACTACTGCCGCTGGGCCGCGAACAAGCTGAGCAGCGTCCGCTTCAGCACGACGGTCACCGAGGTGACGTACGACGAAGGGGCCGAGCTGTACGTCGTGCGGACGGCCGCCGGTGACACCTACCGCGCCCGTCACCTCGTCCTCGGCACCGGCACCCCGCCCTACATACCCGAGGCCTGCCAGGGCCTGGGCGGCGACTTCATCCACAACTCCCGTTATCTGCAGCACAAGCAGGAGTTGCAGAAGAAGGACTCGATCACGCTGGTCGGCTCGGGCCAGTCGGCCGCCGAGATCTACTACGACCTGCTCAGCGAGATCGACGTCCACGGCTACCGGCTGAACTGGGTCACCCGCTCCCCGCGCTTCTTCCCGCTGGAGTACACCAAGCTCACGCTGGAGATGACGTCCCCGGAGTACGTCGACTACTTCCGCGAGCTGCCGGAGGCGACCCGCTACCGCCTCACCGCCGAGCAGAAGGGCCTGTTCAAGGGCATCGACGGCGACCTGATCAACGAGATCTTCGACCTGCTCTACCAGAAGAACCTTGGCGGCCCGGTCCCCACCCGTCTGCTCACCAACTCCTCGCTGAACGGCGCGCGGTACGAGAACGGCACGTACACCCTCTCCTTCCGCCAGGAGGAGCAGGAGAAGGACTTCGAGCTCGACTCGCAGGGCCTGGTCCTGGCCACCGGCTACAAGTACGCCGAGCCGGAGTTCCTGAGGCCCGTGCGCGACCGCCTGGTCTACGACTCCCGGGGCAACTACGACGTCGCCCGCAACTACGCCATCGACGTCACCGGCCGCGGTGTCTTCCTCCAGAACGCCGGCGTCCACACGCACAGCATCACCAGCCCCGACCTGGGGATGGGCCCGTACCGGAACGCGTACATCATCCGCGAGCTGCTCGGCACCGAGTACTACCCGGTCGAGAAGACGATCGCGTTCCAGGAGTTCGCCGTATGA
- a CDS encoding siderophore-interacting protein: MTTAVAAPFRFFSLQVVRTRRIGPSMVRVTFGGEDLEYFFSDGHDQSLSLFLPHPGQSEPQVPLELGDGWWQGWRELPDDVRAVMRSYTLRALRRNPDEIDVDFVLHTPAGPASRWASRAAAGDRVLLLGPAIADNRAIRFRPSEDTDLVVIWGDETAVPAVSAILESLPAGTRARVWLEVHDAGDIQDLVTEADAEITWLVQEGTHAEGSPLALDAIRAAELPAAERPYVWIAGESGCVKALRRHFVGERGVDRRRVTFVGYWRQGLSEEQLREQE, encoded by the coding sequence ATGACTACGGCCGTAGCCGCCCCGTTCCGCTTCTTCTCCCTGCAAGTCGTACGGACGAGGCGGATCGGTCCGTCCATGGTCCGGGTCACCTTCGGCGGTGAGGATCTGGAGTACTTCTTCTCCGACGGGCATGACCAGTCCCTGTCGCTCTTCCTCCCCCACCCCGGCCAGAGCGAGCCGCAGGTTCCCCTTGAGCTCGGTGACGGCTGGTGGCAGGGGTGGCGTGAACTGCCGGACGACGTGCGGGCCGTGATGCGGTCGTACACGCTGCGGGCGCTGCGCCGGAACCCCGACGAGATCGACGTCGACTTCGTCCTGCACACCCCGGCGGGCCCCGCCTCCCGCTGGGCCTCCCGCGCCGCCGCCGGTGACCGGGTCCTGCTGCTCGGGCCGGCCATCGCCGACAACCGGGCGATACGGTTCCGGCCGTCCGAGGACACCGACCTCGTGGTGATCTGGGGCGACGAGACCGCCGTACCCGCCGTCTCCGCCATCCTCGAGTCCCTGCCCGCCGGCACCCGCGCCCGGGTGTGGCTGGAGGTGCACGACGCCGGGGACATCCAGGACCTGGTGACCGAGGCCGACGCAGAGATCACCTGGCTCGTTCAGGAGGGGACGCACGCCGAGGGGTCTCCCCTGGCCCTCGACGCCATCCGGGCCGCCGAACTCCCCGCCGCCGAGCGCCCGTACGTCTGGATCGCGGGCGAGTCCGGCTGCGTCAAGGCGCTGCGCCGGCACTTCGTCGGCGAGCGCGGTGTCGACCGCCGCCGGGTCACCTTCGTGGGGTACTGGAGGCAGGGGCTGAGCGAGGAGCAGCTGCGCGAGCAGGAGTGA
- a CDS encoding ABC transporter substrate-binding protein: MPNARATHLTRRGILAAGGALGLGAALAACGDDNANSEGSSEATTAAKSGPWTFKDDRGTTVKLDKVPTKIVAFVGVAAALYDYGIEIKGVFGPTKTQDDKADVQAGDMDVSKLTVFGNVWDQFNVEKYAAFAPEVLISTTFDSAGTLWYVPEASKDKIAKLAPSAAISVYDRQLTKPLERMWELAESLGADMKADKVTQAKKDFEAAAERLRKAAKARPEIKVMAGSASQDLFYVSGTNLSIDLEYFKALGVNFVEPPESAKKQGGGWFESLSWENVDKYPADVIMMDDRSSTIQPADITEATWKKLPAVKAGQVIARSPEPILSYDKCTPLLTSLAEAIEKAKKVS; the protein is encoded by the coding sequence ATGCCCAACGCCAGAGCCACCCACCTCACCCGCCGCGGCATCCTCGCCGCGGGCGGCGCCCTCGGCCTCGGTGCCGCGCTCGCAGCCTGCGGAGACGACAACGCGAACAGCGAGGGCTCCAGCGAGGCCACGACCGCTGCCAAGTCCGGCCCCTGGACGTTCAAGGACGACCGCGGCACCACGGTGAAGCTCGACAAGGTGCCCACGAAGATCGTCGCCTTCGTCGGTGTCGCCGCGGCCCTCTACGACTACGGCATCGAGATCAAGGGCGTCTTCGGCCCGACCAAGACGCAGGACGACAAGGCCGACGTCCAGGCCGGCGACATGGACGTCAGCAAGCTGACCGTCTTCGGCAACGTCTGGGACCAGTTCAACGTCGAGAAGTACGCCGCGTTCGCCCCCGAGGTCCTCATCTCCACGACCTTCGACAGCGCCGGCACCCTCTGGTACGTCCCCGAGGCCTCCAAGGACAAGATCGCCAAGCTTGCCCCGAGTGCCGCCATCTCCGTCTACGACCGCCAGCTGACCAAGCCGCTGGAGCGGATGTGGGAGCTGGCCGAGTCGCTCGGCGCGGACATGAAGGCCGACAAGGTCACCCAGGCCAAGAAGGACTTCGAGGCGGCCGCCGAGCGGCTGCGCAAGGCCGCGAAGGCTCGTCCCGAGATCAAGGTGATGGCCGGCTCCGCCAGCCAGGACCTGTTCTACGTCTCCGGCACCAACCTCTCCATCGACCTTGAGTACTTCAAGGCCCTCGGCGTGAACTTCGTCGAGCCGCCGGAGAGCGCCAAGAAGCAGGGTGGCGGCTGGTTCGAGTCGCTGAGCTGGGAGAACGTCGACAAGTACCCGGCCGACGTCATCATGATGGACGACCGGTCCTCGACGATTCAGCCGGCCGACATCACCGAGGCCACCTGGAAGAAGCTGCCCGCGGTGAAGGCCGGGCAGGTCATCGCCCGGTCGCCCGAGCCGATTCTGTCGTACGACAAGTGCACGCCGCTGCTGACCAGCCTTGCCGAGGCCATCGAGAAGGCCAAGAAGGTCAGCTAG